A genome region from Arachis duranensis cultivar V14167 chromosome 6, aradu.V14167.gnm2.J7QH, whole genome shotgun sequence includes the following:
- the LOC107494511 gene encoding putative H/ACA ribonucleoprotein complex subunit 1-like protein 1 — protein MRPPRGGGRGGGFRGGRDGGGRGRGGGGRGFGGRGGGGFRDEGPPTEVVEVSTFMHACEGDAVTKLTNEKIPFFNAPIYLQNMTQIGKVDEIFGPINESYFSIKMMEGIVATSYAAGDKFYIDPRKLLPLARFLPQPKGQSQGGRGGGGGGRGGGRGGGFRGGGGFRGRGGPRGGGRGGPPRGRGGFRGRGGRF, from the exons ATGAGACCCCCGAGAGGTGGCGGAAGAGGAGGCGGTTTTCGAGGTGGCCGTGACGGAGGAGGACGAGGCAGAGGCGGAGGCGGAAGAGGTTTTGGCGGCCGTGGTGGCGGCGGGTTTCGTGACGAAGGTCCTCCCACTGAAGTCGTAG AGGTTTCAACATTTATGCATGCTTGTGAGGGTGATGCAGTGACAAAACTAACGAACGAGAAGATTCCCTTTTTTAATGCTCCTATATACTTGCAAAACATGACTCAGATTGGGAAAGTTGATGAAATATTTGGCCCCATTAATGAATCT TACTTTTCAATCAAAATGATGGAAGGGATTGTTGCTACTTCGTATGCAGCTGGTGACAAGTTTTACATTGACCCGAGGAAACTTTTGCCTCTTGCAAGATTTCTCCCACAGCCAAA GGGGCAATCACAGGGTGGTAGAGGTGGAGGTGGAGGAGGTCGTGGTGGAGGCAGAGGCGGTGGCTTTCGTGGAGGTGGTGGCTTTCGTGGAAGGGGTGGCCCAAGGGGTGGTGGTAGAGGTGGACCTCCTAGGGGAAGAGGTGGTTTCAGGGGAAGGGGAGGTAGATTTTAG